A segment of the Leptolyngbya sp. NIES-3755 genome:
TTCATAAAAGCCCATGTGTTTCTTGCATAGATACTGGTAACTGCATTATGACGAACTCACTTGTAATGAAACCGAGCTTGCAGAAATTTAATGCGATCGCGGCTCACTAGGCGGATCAGGAGGCGGATTTGTCTTTTTAGAGCGTTTCTTCGCCAGGTCCCATCTCCTGTCTGAATTCTTCTACCGACTGAGATCGCGTTTCGTTCGCTGTTGAACGCTCCAAAGTTGTGATTAAGCGATCGGCATTCGCGGGAGAACTCAGCAAGTGAAACGTTTCGAGCAGACTGGAAAAATCTTCGTCAGTAGTCGCTTCGTTCAGACCTCTCTCGATCGCGGCTCTTGCGATCGGGTTTTGAATCGCTTCAAGCTCAACTCTCAACAATTGCCGCACATAAGGCTTCATGTCAATACCATTAGGGAGCGACAAGATTGCCTGCCCTAACTGAATGGTTTGATATTCGGGTTGATGACTCTGGATGATGCTTTGAGCAGTCATTAGATTACTTCGGTGTTGATTGGGGTGATAGATCTAAGCAGTACTCTTACGCTACTGCCAGACTTCCTCAATCTTTAACATATCAGCTTGATAGAGTGATCTACGACTCAGAAGATAGAGCGAACTTCCTCTGCCAATCACACGCTCTGCAATCAGCTTTTCTCCAGTCTCATCCGTGAACTGGAATTTCTTGATCAGTTTAACTTTACCTTTGTGTGGGAGAGAAAACACATAATACGTGTCTTGGTCGTCGTATCCACCCCGAAACAAAGCTCGATCGCCAAAAATCGCAAATCCATTGCTGCCCTCGATCGGCATCTCCCAAAATGATTGAACCTTCTGTTGACGTAGGTGAACCAGTGGAAATTCTGTGTAGTAGTACAACCAGACATCTACATCTGATGCCACATTCAACGCATAGCAATCACAAATAGAATCCAAATCCTGTGTCGGCTCAAATTCGTACACTTTCCTACCTGCGGCATCCCAAGCGACTAGCCCAGACGAACCAATTGGATCATCCCATCCATAATTTCCGAAAATTCCCTCATCGAAAAAGCTTGTCCAAATCGTCCCATCCGCCATGACTTGTACGGATTGAATCCCGTCACCCAGTAGAATTTCTCGCTTGAAGTCTCCATCAAGGTTATAAATACGACCATTCTTCTCAAAATCGTCTGGGCTTTTGCGATAAGAACGGCTGCAAACAAGCAGCAATTCGCTTGGCGGAAGGGATTGGATGTCGTGAATATTGAAAGTTTCGCCTGTGATTGTACGATCGAGCGTAATCTGATTTTCCTGAACTGCGACCACTCGGTAAATTTGAGGTGTATCAGGAATCGTTTTTGCGAAGCTTGCCCCTCCTGGCTGTTCGGCGCGGTAATCTAGCGGGTTAAGCGCAAGTACGAGATAAATCGTTCCATCAAAACCGACGTTAAAGGCAACAATGTTTCCGCTGGTCAGGAGCGAACTTAACTGGGCGATCGGGGACAGTGAAACGAGTTTTTGCATGACTGAGCAACGATAGGAATCTGACAATATCAGCGCCAAATTAACACGCATCAATCTAATTGGCAGACTTATCGGCAGGCGGCGGTTTGTTCTCTCTTTAGACGGGTGAATCTACTGATCTCACCTTGTCTGCCGCCGAAGGTTCCACCGATCAATACAAATCGCATCATCCCTGTTCCGAATTGTTAAGACAATCCCCCTCTTTTTCCCTACTTAATGCAGATGTTGACTATAAACAAATTGGAAATCCTGGATCATAGAGACTCATAAAGAAATTCAGAGGTGAATGCTCTGAATCGAGAATGAACCAGGGTTGCCAAAATTGACTACTCTGGTAATGTAACGAACTCTTAAACTTTAGGCGCGAGTGATGGAACCGATTTATCAGTACGCCTGGCTCATCCCAGTCCTGCCGTTGGCGGGAGCGATGCTCGTGGGCTTAGGGCTGATCACATTCAACAAGGATGTCAACAAGCTCAGAAAAGCAAACTCTATCTTCATCGTGTCCCTGATGGGCGCGACGATGACCGCAGCATTTGCGATCTTTTGGAGCCAGTATCAAGGACACGAGCCTTATACTCGATCGATTGAGTGGGCAGCAGCCGGAGATTTCCATCTGACGATGGGATATGTGATCGATCCGCTGTCCTCGCTCATGCTCGTGATCGTGACCACCGTAGCCTTCTTGGTGAT
Coding sequences within it:
- a CDS encoding hypothetical protein (similar to AA sequence:cyanobase_aa:glr3131), yielding MTAQSIIQSHQPEYQTIQLGQAILSLPNGIDMKPYVRQLLRVELEAIQNPIARAAIERGLNEATTDEDFSSLLETFHLLSSPANADRLITTLERSTANETRSQSVEEFRQEMGPGEETL
- a CDS encoding hypothetical protein (similar to AA sequence:cyanobase_aa:Cyan7425_1383); amino-acid sequence: MQKLVSLSPIAQLSSLLTSGNIVAFNVGFDGTIYLVLALNPLDYRAEQPGGASFAKTIPDTPQIYRVVAVQENQITLDRTITGETFNIHDIQSLPPSELLLVCSRSYRKSPDDFEKNGRIYNLDGDFKREILLGDGIQSVQVMADGTIWTSFFDEGIFGNYGWDDPIGSSGLVAWDAAGRKVYEFEPTQDLDSICDCYALNVASDVDVWLYYYTEFPLVHLRQQKVQSFWEMPIEGSNGFAIFGDRALFRGGYDDQDTYYVFSLPHKGKVKLIKKFQFTDETGEKLIAERVIGRGSSLYLLSRRSLYQADMLKIEEVWQ